Proteins found in one Misgurnus anguillicaudatus chromosome 3, ASM2758022v2, whole genome shotgun sequence genomic segment:
- the fgg gene encoding fibrinogen gamma chain: MAPFVHVAASILLLSTITAAQMRGDFSPSQECQTRDEFGTYCPTTCGVADYLNRYKPDVDRQLDQMEQKLEEIFNLTKGAQDKVVYLKDSGTQAQKQSPDTYIKKSYNMLEDILRFEKSIIAQEDQINQLQVTLQANEKKMVDLKQMALQLDQICKEPCKDTVEIQPITGKDCQEIANKGGKVSGLYYVKPARAPEAFLVYCEIDSFGSGWTVLQRRRDGSVDFNKNWIQYKEGFGYLSPNDRTEFWLGNEKMHLLSVQSQVPYVLRIEMVDWEGNKKYADYATFKIGPEVDSYRLTYAYYHGGDAGDAFDGFDFGDDPSDKFYTSHNGMQFSTPDKDNDKFHGNCALEEGSGWWMNRCHAAHLNGKYYTGGKYTEKDHPSGTDNGIIWASWHSRWYSLKETTMKMIPISRLGVGGQQGVKDFGGLGDI; this comes from the exons ATGGCCCCGTTCGTACATGTGGCTGCTTCTATTTTGCTGCTGTCCACGATAACGGCAGCG CAAATGAGAGGGGACTTTTCACCATCACAAGAATGCCAAACAAGAGATGAGTTT gGGACATACTGCCCAACCACATGTGGTGTCGCTGATTACCTGAATCGGTACAAGCCTGATGTGGACAGACAGCTGGATCAAATGGAACAAAAATTGGAAGAAATCTTCAACCTTACCAAAGGAGCACAGGACAAAGTGGTCTACCTGAAAGACTCAGGCACACAAGCCCAAAAACAATCACCAG atacttacATCAAAAAATCTTATAACATGCTGGAAGATATACTACGATTTGAGAAGAGCATTATAGCTCAGGAAGATCAAATAAA TCAACTGCAGGTAACCCTACAGGctaatgagaaaaaaatggtTGATCTAAAGCAAATGGCTCTCCAACTGGACCAGATATGCAAAGAGCCCTGCAAGGACACAGTGGAGATTCAGCCAATAACAGGCAAAG ACTGTCAGGAAATTGCAAACAAAGGTGGTAAAGTTAGTGGACTCTACTATGTCAAACCAGCAAGGGCTCCGGAAGCATTCCTGGTCTACTGTGAGATCGACAGCTTTGGATCAGGATGGACTGTCCTACAGAGG AGACGTGATGGTAGCGTTGACTTCAACAAAAACTGGATTCAGTATAAGGAAGGCTTTGGGTACCTTTCACCAAACGATAGAACAGAGTTCTGGCTGGGTAATGAGAAGATGCACCTGTTGTCTGTTCAGTCCCAAGTTCCTTATGTTCTGAGGATAGAAATGGTCGATTGGGAAGGCAACAAAAA GTACGCTGATTATGCCACATTCAAAATAGGACCAGAAGTTGATTCATATCGTTTGACGTACGCTTATTACCATGGTGGAGATGCTGGTGATGCCTTTGATGGCTTTGACTTTGGAGATGACCCCAGTGACAAATTCTACACATCTCACAACGGCATGCAGTTTAGTACACCTGATAAAGACAACGACAAGTTCCATGGTAACTGTGCCTTAGAGGAGGGGTCTGGCTGGTGGATGAACCGTTGCCATGCTGCTCATCTCAATGGAAAATACTACACGG GTGGCAAATACACAGAGAAAGATCATCCGTCTGGAACAGACAATGGCATTATTTGGGCCTCATGGCACAGTCGCTGGTATTCTCTGAAGGAGACCACCATGAAGATGATTCCCATTAGTAGGCTGGGTGTTGGAGGCCAACAAGGTGTCAAGGATTTTGGAGGCCTGGGAGACATTTAA